The following are encoded together in the Cicer arietinum cultivar CDC Frontier isolate Library 1 chromosome 2, Cicar.CDCFrontier_v2.0, whole genome shotgun sequence genome:
- the LOC101496274 gene encoding histone H3.3, with product MARTKQTARKSTGGKAPRKQLATKAARKSAPTTGGVKKPHRYRPGTVALREIRKYQKSTELLIRKLPFQRLVREIAQDFKTDLRFQSHAVLALQEAAEAYLVGLFEDTNLCAIHAKRVTIMPKDIQLARRIRGERA from the exons ATGGCCCGTACCAAGCAAACTGCTCGTAAGTCAACTGGTGGAAAAGCTCCAAGGAAGCAACTTGCTACCAAg gCTGCACGTAAGTCTGCACCAACTACCGGTGGTGTCAAGAAGCCACATCGTTATCGTCCTGGAACCGTTGCTCTTCG TGAGATTAGGAAATACCAGAAGAGTACTGAACTTTTGATCAGGAAGCTTCCTTTCCAGAGGTTGGTTCGTGAAATTGCTCAGGACTTCAAG ACTGACCTACGTTTCCAGAGCCATGCTGTGCTTGCATTGCAAGAAGCTGCAGAAGCATACCTTGTTGGACTCTTTGAGGACACCAACTTGTGTGCTATTCATGCCAAGCGTGTTACAATTATGCCTAAGGATATTCAGTTGGCAAGGAGGATCCGTGGTGAGCGTGCTTGA